A single genomic interval of Cupriavidus sp. MP-37 harbors:
- a CDS encoding L-lactate permease, whose translation MWSQVYDPLGNMALSTIAAGIPVAVLLAALAFFHMQAHLAAGLALVIGIVVASTVFGMPAAMAGKAAGLGIVSGLFPIGWIVLNIIFLHRLTTLNGSFKVLQNSISGITEDRRLQLLLVAFSFGAFFEGAAGFGTPVAVTGAILIGLGFSPLAASGLALIANTAPVAYGALGAPIIGLASVTGLDLLDLSAMIGRQLPFFSVIVPFWLIWAFAGFRGMLAIWPAILVAGVSFAIPQYLVSNFHGPWLVDVIAALVSMGALTLFLKVWHPKEIWTSTKILGRHDDSKVDHPEALEADARASAASAGISVAKAWMPWVILTVFVFVWGIPEFKKLMDSLWAWKFPVPGLDKAIVKVPPVVPKEVIEGAVFNFNVLSMAGTGIFVSAIAGGLLMGYSVPRLFKEYWETIKLVRYSLLTICAMFGVGYLTRYSGLDATLGLAFAHTGVFYPLFGTMLGWLGVALTGSDTASNVLFGGLQKTTAEQLGLSPVLMASANSSGGVMGKMIDAQSIVVASTATKWYGHEGDILRYVFFHSIVLAILVGLFVTLQAYVPPFTHMVIHHP comes from the coding sequence GTGTGGAGTCAAGTCTATGACCCGCTAGGCAATATGGCGCTGTCGACCATTGCCGCGGGCATTCCCGTCGCCGTGCTGCTGGCAGCGCTGGCGTTCTTCCATATGCAGGCGCACCTGGCCGCCGGCCTGGCGCTGGTGATCGGCATCGTGGTCGCCTCGACCGTGTTCGGCATGCCGGCGGCCATGGCGGGCAAGGCGGCGGGGCTGGGCATCGTCTCCGGACTGTTCCCGATCGGCTGGATCGTGCTGAACATCATCTTCCTGCACCGGCTCACCACGCTGAACGGATCGTTCAAGGTGTTGCAGAACTCGATCTCCGGCATCACCGAAGACCGCCGCCTGCAGCTGCTGCTGGTGGCGTTCAGCTTCGGCGCCTTCTTCGAGGGCGCGGCCGGCTTCGGCACGCCGGTGGCCGTGACCGGCGCGATCCTCATCGGTCTGGGCTTCTCGCCGCTGGCGGCCTCGGGCCTGGCGCTGATCGCCAACACCGCGCCGGTGGCGTACGGCGCGCTGGGCGCGCCGATCATCGGGCTGGCCTCGGTGACCGGGCTCGACCTGCTCGACCTGTCGGCGATGATCGGCCGGCAGCTGCCGTTCTTTTCGGTGATCGTGCCGTTCTGGCTGATCTGGGCCTTTGCCGGCTTCCGCGGCATGCTGGCGATCTGGCCGGCGATCCTGGTGGCGGGCGTGAGCTTCGCCATCCCGCAATACCTGGTGTCGAATTTCCACGGCCCGTGGCTGGTCGACGTGATCGCCGCGCTGGTGTCGATGGGCGCGCTGACGCTGTTCCTGAAGGTCTGGCATCCGAAGGAAATCTGGACCTCGACCAAGATCCTGGGCCGCCATGACGACTCCAAGGTCGACCACCCCGAAGCGCTCGAAGCCGACGCGCGCGCCAGCGCCGCCTCGGCCGGGATCTCGGTGGCCAAGGCGTGGATGCCGTGGGTGATCCTGACGGTGTTCGTGTTCGTCTGGGGCATCCCCGAGTTCAAGAAGCTGATGGATAGCCTGTGGGCCTGGAAATTCCCGGTGCCGGGCCTCGACAAGGCCATCGTCAAGGTGCCGCCGGTGGTGCCGAAGGAAGTCATCGAAGGCGCGGTGTTCAACTTCAACGTGCTGTCGATGGCCGGCACCGGCATCTTCGTCTCGGCCATTGCCGGCGGCCTGCTGATGGGCTACTCGGTGCCGCGGCTGTTCAAGGAGTACTGGGAAACCATCAAGCTGGTGCGCTACTCGCTGCTGACCATCTGCGCCATGTTCGGGGTCGGCTACCTGACGCGCTACTCGGGCCTCGATGCCACGCTGGGGCTGGCCTTTGCCCACACCGGCGTGTTCTACCCGTTGTTCGGGACCATGCTGGGCTGGCTGGGCGTGGCGCTGACCGGCTCGGACACGGCCTCGAACGTGCTGTTCGGCGGCCTGCAGAAGACCACCGCCGAGCAGCTGGGGCTGTCGCCGGTGCTGATGGCCTCGGCCAACAGCTCGGGCGGCGTGATGGGCAAGATGATCGACGCGCAGTCGATCGTGGTCGCGTCGACCGCAACCAAGTGGTATGGCCACGAGGGCGACATCCTGCGCTACGTGTTCTTCCACTCGATCGTGCTGGCGATCCTGGTGGGCCTGTTCGTGACGCTGCAGGCCTACGTGCCGCCGTTCACGCATATGGTGATCCATCACCCCTGA
- a CDS encoding LysE family translocator: MTEFLPPWPLLTAFVVASLALAITPGPAVVYIVTRTLAQGRQAGLASIGAVALGNLGNAIGASLGLAVLFSVSALAFTVVKYAGAAYLIWLGLRALRGSGPGVDGGAPEMAPRSLRQVVRDGFVVALLNPKTAIFFAAFLPQFMNPAGSALALSLVLGVAFVLIAATTDACYVMAAAAVMPALRRAGRARAMGRYLTGAAFIGLGVFTAASGSRAPK, encoded by the coding sequence ATGACTGAATTCCTTCCGCCGTGGCCGCTGCTGACGGCCTTCGTGGTGGCCAGCCTGGCGCTGGCGATCACGCCGGGCCCGGCCGTGGTCTATATCGTCACGCGCACGCTGGCGCAGGGTCGGCAGGCCGGGCTGGCGTCGATCGGCGCGGTGGCGCTGGGCAACCTGGGCAACGCCATCGGCGCCTCGCTGGGGCTGGCGGTGCTGTTCTCGGTCTCGGCGCTGGCCTTCACGGTGGTCAAGTACGCCGGCGCGGCCTACCTGATCTGGCTGGGCCTGCGCGCCTTGCGCGGTTCAGGCCCCGGTGTCGACGGCGGCGCCCCCGAAATGGCGCCGCGCAGCCTGCGCCAGGTGGTGCGCGATGGCTTCGTGGTGGCGTTGCTCAATCCCAAGACCGCGATCTTCTTCGCGGCCTTCCTGCCGCAGTTCATGAATCCCGCGGGCTCGGCGCTGGCGCTGAGCCTGGTGCTGGGCGTGGCCTTCGTGCTGATCGCGGCGACTACGGATGCGTGCTACGTGATGGCCGCCGCCGCGGTGATGCCGGCGCTGCGCCGCGCCGGCCGGGCACGCGCCATGGGCCGCTACCTGACCGGCGCGGCCTTTATCGGGCTGGGCGTGTTTACCGCGGCGTCGGGCTCGCGCGCGCCGAAGTAG